The following proteins are encoded in a genomic region of Nitrospirota bacterium:
- a CDS encoding flippase, with the protein MNKETASAYHSDLSKIAKNAGISGIGEIVFNILGYVTSIAMTRTVGPSIFGVFNLANIITWIAQIFSSAGLNEGLLRFVAFYKGKDDNQRLKGAIVFGTKITFSLSLALTLIIFFCADYMAEQFFHDKSLGLAIKILIISLPFLTLGELWLKVIQSFQVIKYQVYIQKFYQPMIKLTAMVVLFLIGLKLGGILAASVISILAGFIFSFYYLIKIFPVYKRLPVPIYEKKELMAFSLPMSLTQLMGVVTFYIDSLMLGYFKTPVEVGVYSAVVRVAILVLLPMTSFNSIFAPMISESYSKGETTKLENLFKTTTKWTFILSFPLFLLFVLFAESIMKIFGEGFAVGAAALIILGTGELINSGVGSVGYMLMMTGKAKIVLFNSLVFLSMNVILNYLLIPRYGVVGAAAATGSSIAFVNILRLIEVYFVLKMHPFKLNFLKPCAAGLLSFLLVFFVSKNIQEISLLVMMVLSLLFAGSYSLFIYVLKLEEDDEYILKLFYQKMVHFKEGLLHAR; encoded by the coding sequence ATGAATAAAGAAACCGCATCAGCGTATCACTCAGACCTTTCAAAAATCGCCAAGAATGCCGGTATCAGCGGGATAGGGGAGATCGTTTTTAATATACTTGGATATGTCACAAGCATAGCTATGACAAGGACTGTCGGCCCTTCAATATTTGGAGTTTTCAATCTTGCCAATATCATTACATGGATTGCTCAGATATTTTCGAGTGCCGGGCTTAATGAAGGCTTGTTGAGGTTCGTAGCCTTTTATAAAGGAAAAGACGATAATCAGAGACTGAAAGGCGCTATAGTATTCGGCACGAAGATAACATTTTCCCTCAGCCTCGCGCTCACGCTGATAATTTTTTTCTGCGCCGACTACATGGCTGAACAGTTCTTCCATGACAAAAGCCTGGGGTTGGCAATTAAAATCTTGATTATATCGCTTCCTTTTCTTACCCTTGGCGAGCTTTGGCTGAAGGTCATACAGTCCTTCCAGGTCATAAAATATCAGGTATATATACAAAAGTTTTATCAACCGATGATCAAACTGACAGCAATGGTGGTCCTTTTTCTGATAGGATTGAAACTGGGCGGGATATTGGCAGCCAGCGTAATTTCCATTCTGGCGGGTTTTATATTCTCATTTTATTATTTGATTAAGATATTCCCTGTGTATAAAAGATTACCGGTACCCATTTATGAGAAAAAAGAGCTAATGGCTTTCTCGCTGCCTATGTCTTTGACACAGCTTATGGGGGTCGTGACCTTTTACATTGATTCCTTGATGCTGGGATACTTCAAGACACCGGTTGAGGTCGGAGTATATTCGGCTGTCGTCAGGGTTGCAATACTGGTTTTGCTGCCGATGACTTCATTTAACTCCATTTTCGCACCCATGATATCCGAGTCGTACAGTAAGGGTGAGACAACGAAGCTTGAAAATCTGTTCAAGACTACGACCAAGTGGACTTTTATTCTAAGTTTTCCGCTTTTTCTTTTGTTTGTCCTGTTTGCAGAATCGATTATGAAAATATTCGGAGAGGGCTTTGCCGTTGGCGCTGCTGCATTAATAATTCTGGGAACCGGCGAGCTTATAAATTCAGGAGTGGGATCGGTAGGCTATATGCTGATGATGACAGGGAAGGCGAAGATTGTCCTTTTTAACTCCCTGGTTTTTTTATCGATGAATGTTATTCTCAACTATCTATTGATTCCACGATATGGTGTTGTCGGAGCCGCTGCCGCCACGGGGTCGTCAATCGCCTTTGTGAATATATTGAGATTGATCGAAGTATATTTTGTTCTGAAGATGCATCCTTTCAAGCTAAACTTCTTGAAGCCGTGCGCTGCCGGGCTCTTGTCTTTTTTGCTGGTTTTCTTTGTGTCGAAAAATATACAGGAGATTTCCCTTCTTGTGATGATGGTCCTTTCATTGCTTTTTGCAGGTTCATATTCTCTTTTTATATATGTATTGAAATTGGAAGAAGACGACGAGTATATTCTGAAGTTGTTCTACCAAAAGATGGTGCATTTCAAAGAAGGTCTATTACATGCAAGGTAA
- a CDS encoding GDP-mannose 4,6-dehydratase: MKVLITGGAGFIGSHLSEILLEGGHQVYIIDDLSTGAIDNIEHLKERKGFNYVIDTIMNPPVLAELIDKCDIIYHLAAAVGVMLIVESPVRTIETNVKGTEEVLKLANKKKKKVIIASTSEVYGKSTQKKFREDGDLVLGSTTKGRWSYACSKALDEFLGLAYWKEKKLPTVVVRFFNIVGPRQTGRYGMVIPRFVKQALNNKPITIFGDGKQSRCFAHVKDAVYALEKLGQIDEAVGEVVNLGNDEEITIEALAVKIKKLAQSESDIQYISYDDAYEEGFEDMQRRVPDLTKITKLMGYKPKYALDDIIKDVIDYYREH; this comes from the coding sequence ATGAAAGTACTTATAACAGGTGGAGCTGGTTTTATTGGTTCTCATCTATCGGAAATACTTCTTGAAGGGGGCCATCAAGTGTATATCATAGATGACCTTTCAACCGGCGCCATCGATAACATCGAACATTTAAAAGAACGGAAAGGTTTTAATTATGTAATAGATACCATAATGAATCCTCCGGTGCTGGCTGAACTTATTGATAAGTGCGATATCATTTACCATCTTGCCGCCGCTGTCGGCGTTATGCTCATTGTTGAAAGTCCTGTGCGAACAATAGAGACCAATGTAAAAGGAACTGAAGAAGTCCTCAAGCTTGCAAATAAAAAGAAGAAGAAGGTCATAATCGCTTCTACGTCTGAGGTTTATGGTAAAAGCACTCAAAAAAAGTTTCGGGAAGATGGAGATCTTGTCCTGGGCTCGACAACAAAAGGCAGATGGAGCTACGCCTGTTCAAAGGCCTTAGATGAATTTTTGGGGTTAGCTTATTGGAAAGAGAAGAAGCTCCCTACAGTGGTCGTAAGGTTTTTTAATATCGTCGGTCCGCGACAAACAGGCAGATATGGGATGGTTATACCCAGGTTTGTTAAGCAGGCATTGAACAATAAACCGATAACAATCTTTGGTGATGGGAAGCAATCAAGATGTTTTGCGCATGTTAAAGACGCGGTCTATGCACTTGAAAAGCTTGGCCAGATAGATGAAGCTGTCGGAGAGGTTGTTAATCTCGGTAACGATGAGGAGATAACAATCGAAGCCCTTGCTGTAAAAATAAAGAAATTGGCTCAAAGTGAATCAGATATTCAATATATATCATATGACGATGCCTACGAAGAAGGATTTGAGGATATGCAGAGAAGAGTCCCTGACCTTACGAAAATAACAAAACTTATGGGGTATAAACCTAAATATGCCCTCGATGACATAATTAAAGACGTTATAGACTATTACAGGGAACATTAG
- a CDS encoding alkaline phosphatase family protein, whose translation MQGNNRKVMVVGLDGATFTLFQPLMEKGMMPNLKSIIDNGASGIQKSTYPPLTAPAWSSFATGKNPGKHGAYDFVVRGADKKMTIVNSKMIRGKKIWNIIGEHDKKVGIIHFPLSYPTEKVNGFMISGFISPANAKSYTYPHELYAEILRETGEYIFNVKVPEAKKWRNYTKEEIKTFIDKVLKATELRYKAFKYLSREKEWDFLYVLFMCFDKVQHVLWKYLDSEETDFISEEIYEYVLRCYSQIDDILGDILNNMNDDTSLIILSDHGFCSKKKYFYINVWLGKNGFLVKNMKRLVTAKIREKMGVENNKYFEGLPTEVVQVANFLNLQKTQAYTPNSSSYGIHINLKGRDVGGIVEKGEAYNRLRIELRSKLLSLRDEESGKQIVDDVFFSEQIYSGPFLKDAPDLVLSPAEGYVLYQSLISLPASLSKECLVKVNTSDGYHHQDGIFIAYDKETIKKGLRIGNINITDVAPTILYLMGLPVPSNMDGKVIQSIFEDRFFESNPLVFSDSTSDETEEKEEKIYTAEDERQIMDELKGLGYID comes from the coding sequence ATGCAAGGTAATAATAGAAAGGTCATGGTCGTAGGCTTAGACGGAGCTACTTTCACATTGTTTCAACCACTGATGGAAAAGGGCATGATGCCAAATTTAAAAAGCATAATCGACAATGGGGCATCAGGCATTCAAAAATCCACATATCCTCCTCTTACTGCCCCTGCGTGGAGTTCTTTTGCTACAGGCAAAAATCCGGGCAAACATGGAGCTTATGACTTTGTTGTGAGGGGGGCGGATAAAAAAATGACAATAGTCAACAGTAAAATGATAAGAGGAAAGAAGATATGGAATATAATCGGGGAACACGATAAAAAGGTCGGCATAATCCATTTTCCCCTTAGTTATCCCACCGAGAAGGTTAACGGTTTCATGATTTCCGGTTTTATCTCTCCGGCGAATGCAAAAAGCTATACCTATCCTCACGAGTTGTATGCCGAGATTTTGAGAGAGACGGGGGAATATATCTTTAACGTTAAGGTCCCTGAAGCAAAGAAATGGCGTAATTATACTAAAGAAGAGATAAAAACATTTATTGATAAAGTGCTGAAAGCCACTGAGTTGAGATACAAAGCATTCAAGTATTTAAGCAGGGAGAAAGAGTGGGACTTCTTGTATGTTTTATTCATGTGTTTTGATAAAGTTCAGCATGTGTTGTGGAAATATCTGGATAGTGAAGAGACCGATTTCATCTCAGAAGAAATTTATGAATATGTCTTGAGATGTTATAGCCAGATTGATGATATCTTAGGCGACATATTAAACAATATGAATGATGACACGTCACTTATTATACTTTCCGACCATGGTTTTTGCTCTAAAAAGAAATATTTTTATATTAATGTTTGGCTTGGGAAGAACGGGTTTCTTGTAAAAAATATGAAAAGGCTTGTTACTGCCAAAATCAGGGAGAAAATGGGAGTTGAGAATAATAAGTATTTTGAGGGACTGCCTACTGAAGTGGTTCAAGTGGCAAATTTTCTTAATTTGCAAAAGACTCAGGCATACACGCCTAATTCCTCCTCTTATGGAATACATATAAATCTGAAAGGGAGGGATGTGGGAGGCATTGTTGAAAAAGGCGAGGCATATAACCGGTTGAGAATTGAATTGAGGAGTAAGCTATTATCCTTGAGAGATGAAGAAAGCGGGAAGCAGATTGTGGATGATGTATTCTTTTCGGAACAAATCTATAGCGGCCCGTTTCTTAAAGATGCGCCTGACTTGGTTCTTTCTCCTGCAGAGGGCTACGTGCTTTATCAATCATTAATATCATTGCCAGCGTCTCTCAGCAAAGAGTGTTTAGTCAAGGTCAATACATCAGACGGATACCACCATCAAGACGGCATTTTTATTGCTTATGATAAAGAGACTATCAAAAAGGGATTAAGAATTGGTAATATAAACATAACCGATGTGGCGCCGACTATTTTGTATCTAATGGGATTACCTGTTCCATCAAATATGGATGGTAAGGTAATCCAATCCATATTTGAAGATAGATTTTTTGAATCTAATCCACTTGTATTTTCAGATTCAACATCCGATGAAACCGAGGAAAAAGAAGAGAAGATTTATACTGCTGAAGATGAGAGACAAATAATGGATGAATTAAAAGGCTTGGGGTATATAGATTGA
- a CDS encoding carbamoyltransferase, which produces MNILGISAFYHDSAACLIQDGKIVSAAQEERFTRKKHDFSFPVNAIRFCLQNSKLSARDIDYVAFYDKPFLKFERILETYLSYAPTGFKSFIKAVPLWIKQKLWMKELIKNELGYEGEVIFTEHHESHAAAAFFPSPYQEAAFLTMDGVGEWATTSYGVGKGNNIEIKAEISFPHSLGLLYSAFTYYTGFKVNSGEYKVMGLAPYGEPKYKDVILSELIDLKEDGSFKMNMKYFNYCVGLTMTNGRFDKLFGGPPRKPESPLTQREMDLARSVQDVTEEVMLRMSCHVRKETGQRNLCLAGGVALNCVGNGKILREGIFDNIWIQPSAGDAGSAMGAAIFVWYQYLENNRAADNKKDFQQGSYLGPEFGSDYLSDYLNKNRIPFIKLTDDVIPEKIADLIAQENVVGWFQGRMEFGPRALGGRSIIGDARSTKMQEVMNLKIKFRESFRPFAPSVIREKVSDYFELDRESPYMLLVAPVKKELRREMTEEEQKLFGLDKLHVSRSNIPAITHVDYSARIQTVDKETNPLYHKMISRFYDKYGCAVIINTSFNVRGEPIVCTPEDAYRCFMRTNMDYLIMGNYLLDKKDQKPLEKDTDWQKEFELD; this is translated from the coding sequence ATGAATATCCTTGGCATATCAGCTTTTTATCATGACAGCGCTGCTTGTTTGATTCAAGACGGAAAGATTGTTTCAGCAGCACAGGAGGAAAGATTTACCCGGAAAAAACATGACTTTTCCTTTCCTGTAAACGCTATTCGGTTCTGCCTTCAAAACAGCAAATTGTCGGCTCGTGATATTGACTATGTCGCTTTTTACGATAAACCGTTTCTGAAATTTGAGCGTATATTGGAAACGTATCTTTCATATGCGCCGACTGGTTTCAAGTCATTTATTAAGGCGGTACCGCTCTGGATTAAACAAAAACTCTGGATGAAAGAGCTGATAAAGAACGAACTCGGATATGAAGGGGAAGTTATCTTTACCGAACATCATGAATCCCATGCAGCGGCGGCGTTTTTCCCTTCCCCGTATCAGGAAGCTGCCTTTCTTACGATGGACGGGGTCGGGGAATGGGCAACAACCAGTTACGGTGTCGGCAAGGGCAATAATATAGAAATAAAAGCAGAGATAAGTTTCCCGCATTCTTTAGGTCTTCTTTATTCAGCGTTTACTTATTATACCGGGTTTAAAGTCAATTCCGGGGAATACAAAGTAATGGGCTTAGCGCCGTATGGTGAACCGAAATATAAAGATGTCATCCTTTCCGAGCTTATAGATTTAAAAGAAGACGGTTCCTTCAAAATGAATATGAAATATTTCAACTACTGTGTGGGACTAACAATGACAAATGGCAGGTTCGACAAGCTGTTTGGTGGACCTCCCCGAAAACCGGAATCTCCGCTGACTCAAAGAGAAATGGATTTGGCCCGCTCTGTTCAGGACGTCACTGAAGAAGTAATGCTTCGGATGTCCTGCCATGTTAGAAAAGAGACCGGGCAGAGAAATCTTTGTTTAGCAGGAGGTGTGGCTCTTAATTGTGTCGGCAACGGGAAGATACTGAGAGAAGGCATTTTTGACAATATATGGATACAGCCTTCCGCAGGCGATGCAGGAAGCGCTATGGGGGCCGCAATATTTGTTTGGTATCAATACTTGGAGAACAATAGGGCCGCCGATAACAAGAAAGACTTCCAGCAAGGCTCATATCTTGGTCCGGAATTTGGAAGTGATTATCTTTCTGATTATCTGAATAAAAATAGAATTCCCTTTATTAAGTTGACCGACGATGTGATACCCGAAAAGATTGCTGATCTGATTGCTCAGGAAAATGTTGTCGGATGGTTCCAGGGCAGAATGGAATTTGGACCACGAGCCCTTGGCGGCCGCTCAATAATTGGAGACGCACGTTCTACCAAGATGCAGGAAGTAATGAATTTGAAGATTAAGTTCCGTGAGAGCTTCCGCCCATTTGCCCCCTCTGTTATTAGAGAAAAAGTTTCCGATTACTTTGAGTTGGATAGAGAAAGCCCGTATATGCTTTTGGTAGCACCTGTTAAAAAAGAACTTCGAAGGGAAATGACAGAAGAAGAACAAAAACTCTTTGGACTCGATAAGCTGCATGTCAGCCGTTCTAACATCCCCGCAATTACTCATGTAGATTATTCTGCAAGGATCCAGACCGTTGACAAAGAAACGAACCCGTTATATCACAAAATGATATCCAGATTTTACGATAAATACGGCTGTGCTGTAATTATCAACACGTCTTTCAATGTAAGAGGTGAACCCATCGTCTGCACCCCTGAAGATGCTTACCGCTGTTTCATGAGGACTAATATGGATTATTTAATTATGGGCAACTATTTGTTGGATAAGAAAGATCAGAAACCTCTTGAAAAGGATACTGACTGGCAAAAAGAATTTGAATTGGATTAG
- a CDS encoding glycosyltransferase family 4 protein, producing the protein MRILLVNKYHYYRAGPEAVYLKTAELLKSHGHRVVFFSMHHPENLPSETDEFFVPYLELTAQHSILNQVKIAGRILYSFNARRNLSNLLDKYPIDIAHLHDICYHISPSIIYEFKKRNIPVVMTLHDLKMICAAYYMFADGKICEACQGGKYYMAIRNRCVKESLAKSILAASEMFLHHKILDVYNNVDIFIAPSIFLKKELGKMGFKKKVIHLSNFIDLNEDEELNQEEDIHGVPAKSVVYIGRLSYEKGLITLLEAAKLLLDRGEQVQINIIGDGPLKDELQEKVRLERISNVRFFGHMKHEDLYNEIRKSLAVVLPSECYENNPMSVMEAFALRKPVIGSRRGGIPELVKDFERGMTFEPGDPEDLVSKIEYILNNRDKLKMMGEKARMFAEYELSPGKHYQSLMEIYKQASENLQIGGKYQ; encoded by the coding sequence GTGAGAATCCTTCTGGTCAATAAATATCATTATTACAGGGCGGGCCCGGAAGCAGTGTATCTTAAGACGGCTGAACTCCTAAAGAGTCACGGGCACAGGGTTGTCTTTTTTTCAATGCATCATCCTGAAAATTTGCCGTCTGAAACGGATGAGTTTTTTGTGCCCTATCTGGAATTGACAGCTCAGCATAGTATTTTAAATCAGGTTAAAATTGCAGGGAGAATCCTGTACTCTTTTAATGCGAGAAGGAATTTATCAAATCTGCTGGATAAATATCCGATAGACATCGCCCATCTCCATGATATCTGTTATCATATTTCACCTTCAATCATTTATGAGTTTAAGAAAAGAAATATTCCTGTAGTAATGACTCTTCATGACTTGAAAATGATATGCGCTGCTTATTATATGTTTGCTGACGGAAAGATTTGTGAGGCCTGTCAAGGCGGCAAGTATTATATGGCGATTAGAAACAGATGCGTTAAGGAGTCGCTTGCCAAAAGTATTTTGGCAGCATCGGAAATGTTTCTTCATCATAAGATTCTTGATGTCTATAATAATGTTGATATCTTTATTGCTCCAAGTATTTTTCTTAAAAAAGAACTGGGAAAAATGGGATTTAAGAAAAAGGTAATACATCTTTCTAACTTTATTGACCTTAATGAAGATGAAGAACTTAATCAAGAGGAAGATATACACGGCGTGCCAGCAAAATCCGTTGTCTATATCGGCAGGCTGTCATATGAAAAAGGACTGATCACTTTACTGGAAGCGGCGAAACTTCTTTTGGACAGGGGAGAGCAAGTGCAAATTAACATCATAGGTGATGGGCCATTGAAGGATGAGCTTCAAGAAAAAGTCAGGCTGGAAAGAATAAGCAATGTCAGATTTTTTGGACATATGAAACATGAAGACTTGTATAACGAGATAAGGAAAAGTCTTGCCGTTGTTCTTCCCTCAGAATGCTATGAGAACAATCCTATGTCTGTCATGGAGGCATTTGCATTGAGAAAACCCGTTATAGGCTCAAGACGTGGCGGTATTCCTGAGCTTGTGAAGGATTTTGAAAGAGGAATGACTTTTGAACCCGGAGATCCTGAAGACCTGGTCTCCAAGATTGAATATATTTTAAATAATCGTGATAAATTAAAAATGATGGGTGAAAAAGCGAGGATGTTTGCAGAATATGAATTGAGTCCCGGGAAACATTATCAGAGTTTAATGGAAATATATAAACAAGCATCTGAAAACTTACAAATTGGAGGAAAATATCAATGA
- a CDS encoding SGNH/GDSL hydrolase family protein, translated as MRIHNPFAFSVKGDKIVLSANEEYIIKNDKIKKLDSTIIFKTNSLGFRGEEPPKDFKTYLTTITVGGSTTKCAYLSEGKTWPDVLGRNLANAFKRSWINNAGLDGHSTYGHIILMEDYLKKLAPRNVLFLVGINDEGNNEYQKDFEDDKTIIRDEFYVKSLKGIGRALSNHSEVFAVGLNIFRYIKATKVGVDHDEEVDLNRSLVLDLPEEAISAALEKHKKFLKSYEMRLNKLIQISRENGIEPVFITQPALYGFGTDDITKRDLDRVYKRGTENGKLAWKRLELYNDVVRQVGKRESVLVIDLAEEMPKSSKYYYDFSHYTNDGAIKVAEIIFKHLCPFYEQKYKGFAVADCSVSKTDN; from the coding sequence TTGCGGATTCATAATCCTTTTGCTTTTAGCGTCAAAGGAGACAAAATAGTCTTATCAGCCAATGAAGAATATATTATTAAGAACGACAAAATAAAGAAATTGGATAGCACTATAATCTTCAAGACAAACTCTTTGGGCTTTAGGGGAGAAGAGCCACCCAAGGATTTCAAGACGTACCTCACTACTATAACCGTTGGAGGCAGCACCACAAAGTGCGCGTACCTGTCTGAGGGAAAAACCTGGCCCGATGTTTTAGGGAGAAATTTAGCAAACGCTTTCAAGAGGTCATGGATAAATAACGCCGGACTTGACGGACATTCAACATATGGACACATCATATTGATGGAAGATTATTTAAAAAAACTTGCGCCCAGGAACGTTTTGTTTTTAGTAGGGATAAATGACGAGGGTAACAATGAATATCAAAAAGATTTCGAGGATGACAAGACAATTATAAGGGATGAATTTTATGTCAAATCTTTAAAGGGCATTGGAAGGGCGTTATCAAATCACAGTGAGGTTTTTGCAGTTGGGTTAAATATCTTTAGATATATAAAAGCAACAAAAGTTGGTGTTGACCATGATGAAGAGGTTGATTTAAACAGAAGCCTGGTATTAGACCTGCCTGAAGAAGCCATTAGCGCTGCACTTGAAAAACATAAAAAGTTTTTAAAAAGTTACGAAATGAGACTGAACAAACTTATTCAAATATCACGGGAAAACGGAATTGAACCTGTCTTTATTACGCAGCCAGCGTTGTATGGATTTGGAACAGATGATATTACTAAAAGAGATTTAGATCGTGTATACAAGCGTGGGACCGAAAATGGGAAGCTCGCCTGGAAAAGGTTGGAGCTTTATAACGATGTCGTAAGGCAGGTTGGGAAAAGAGAAAGTGTTCTGGTTATTGATTTAGCTGAAGAAATGCCAAAAAGTTCAAAATATTATTATGACTTTTCTCATTATACAAATGATGGGGCAATAAAAGTTGCTGAAATTATATTCAAGCATCTGTGTCCTTTTTATGAACAAAAATACAAAGGATTTGCTGTCGCAGATTGCAGTGTATCGAAAACTGATAACTAA
- a CDS encoding SGNH/GDSL hydrolase family protein, with protein sequence MVKKTLLNLLISMLLVSLFIGMLEIVLRSTHLFGAAVSWIAPDSFVGYRSVAGAEYWYNKENNHPITGKINSYGWRDKEWSLKKPQNTFRIAVLGDSMVEAYQVESDKTFLSLAENQLNNTPNQDIKVELMNFGRSGFTQSEEFLVLQKEVDRFSPDMVVLFFLPSNDIEDVSQETSTELRRPFYHISENGQLVLDTNFVNLRQYKIFSFLSPFKQHSALLSLVKERYDFLEGRITGYRFRMNKKEGISKREERIPPFLSLCTANARPLYVENYQLNKMLIKAMSAFSKEKGIRFMLVTLDIPSYIPEVEKRFVALDSTFNTNYFEDDLREYAKMIDIEYLGLQRLFRTYYVNTRIPLHWATPGWAVTSILGVFSPHLNYEGHKVVADALGNKLKPIIFSK encoded by the coding sequence ATGGTGAAGAAAACCTTACTAAATCTTTTAATCTCAATGCTCCTGGTTTCTTTATTTATAGGAATGCTGGAAATTGTACTACGCTCTACACATTTGTTCGGGGCGGCTGTCTCCTGGATTGCGCCCGACTCGTTTGTGGGTTATCGTTCTGTTGCCGGTGCTGAATATTGGTATAACAAAGAGAATAATCACCCTATTACAGGGAAAATAAATAGTTATGGTTGGAGGGACAAAGAGTGGTCATTGAAAAAACCACAAAATACTTTTCGGATTGCTGTTTTGGGGGATAGCATGGTTGAGGCATATCAGGTAGAGTCTGACAAGACCTTTTTATCATTAGCAGAGAATCAATTGAATAACACTCCGAATCAGGATATCAAGGTTGAATTAATGAATTTCGGGCGCTCCGGTTTTACTCAATCGGAAGAATTTCTGGTTTTACAAAAGGAAGTTGATAGGTTTTCACCAGACATGGTGGTGCTGTTCTTTCTTCCCTCAAATGATATTGAAGACGTCAGTCAAGAAACTTCTACGGAACTGCGACGTCCTTTTTATCATATTTCCGAAAACGGTCAATTAGTCCTTGACACAAACTTTGTCAACTTGCGGCAATACAAAATCTTTTCCTTTCTCAGTCCGTTTAAACAGCATTCAGCTTTATTGTCCCTTGTTAAAGAGAGGTATGATTTTCTTGAAGGAAGAATTACGGGATACAGATTCAGAATGAATAAAAAAGAAGGAATATCGAAAAGGGAGGAAAGAATTCCTCCTTTTTTGAGCCTGTGCACCGCAAATGCGCGCCCGTTATATGTAGAAAATTATCAATTAAATAAAATGTTAATCAAAGCAATGTCTGCATTTAGCAAAGAAAAAGGAATTAGATTTATGCTGGTTACTTTGGATATCCCATCATACATCCCTGAGGTCGAAAAAAGATTTGTTGCGCTTGATTCAACTTTTAATACAAATTATTTTGAAGACGATTTAAGAGAGTATGCAAAAATGATTGACATCGAGTATCTCGGCCTGCAGAGACTATTCAGAACATACTATGTCAATACAAGAATCCCGTTGCATTGGGCAACTCCCGGTTGGGCTGTCACGTCCATACTTGGTGTATTCTCCCCGCATTTGAATTATGAAGGCCATAAGGTAGTTGCTGATGCCCTTGGCAATAAATTGAAGCCAATTATATTTTCAAAATAA
- a CDS encoding glycosyltransferase family 2 protein, whose protein sequence is MAGIKLLYQIVSMTFSVIIPTKDRPIDLQNSVSSIASQTVLADELIIVDASSDSLSEENQINCKRIVDDRIKLVYLRSKPGVNIQRNFGADNANCEIVFFQDDDVILHETCHEKMLEVYELEKNRHVGGVQGSVHNYYGMSKSHNLYRKLFLMTRISEEGRSRFLPSMGYVFVPFPKEIVEVEGMTTLLCSYYRKVFQEFRFDETFSRCTDIEISYRVSREYKLYQTPYALATHRHSQETHLNIRELNKLYLIHMHKLVKKSMPRKITNWLAYYWSIVGQIMLDTGKSVASLNPDSFIGSFEGLKYILLKNE, encoded by the coding sequence ATGGCAGGAATTAAATTATTATATCAAATAGTCAGTATGACGTTTTCCGTTATCATACCCACTAAAGACAGACCGATAGACTTACAAAACAGTGTGAGTTCGATTGCAAGCCAGACTGTTCTGGCTGATGAACTTATTATTGTTGACGCAAGCTCCGACAGCTTAAGCGAGGAAAATCAAATAAATTGCAAGAGGATTGTTGATGACAGGATCAAGCTCGTTTATTTACGCAGCAAGCCCGGGGTTAACATTCAACGGAATTTTGGGGCTGATAATGCAAACTGCGAAATAGTTTTTTTTCAGGATGATGATGTAATCCTGCATGAAACCTGCCACGAGAAGATGCTGGAAGTCTATGAACTTGAAAAAAACCGGCATGTAGGCGGTGTTCAGGGTTCCGTTCATAATTATTACGGCATGTCGAAGTCACATAATCTGTACAGAAAATTGTTCTTAATGACAAGAATATCGGAAGAAGGCCGGAGCAGGTTTTTGCCTTCGATGGGGTATGTTTTTGTTCCATTCCCAAAGGAGATTGTGGAGGTTGAGGGAATGACGACATTGTTATGCAGCTATTACAGGAAAGTTTTTCAAGAGTTCCGGTTTGACGAGACGTTCAGCAGATGTACAGATATTGAGATTTCATACAGGGTGTCAAGGGAATATAAGCTCTATCAAACACCGTATGCATTGGCAACTCACAGGCACTCGCAGGAGACGCATTTGAATATAAGAGAGCTGAACAAATTGTATCTTATCCATATGCATAAGCTGGTAAAAAAGAGTATGCCCAGAAAGATTACAAACTGGCTTGCCTATTACTGGAGCATTGTCGGACAGATAATGCTGGATACCGGAAAAAGCGTTGCAAGCCTGAACCCGGATTCTTTCATCGGGTCCTTTGAAGGCTTGAAATACATATTATTAAAAAATGAATAA